The proteins below are encoded in one region of Dehalococcoidia bacterium:
- the ssb gene encoding single-stranded DNA-binding protein has translation MAGLNKIMIIGNVGTDPEMRYTATGNAMTTFRVATTHTYTTPEGERRDETEWFSVITWGRQAEQCNLYLQKGRRVYVEGRLRSRSWDGADGQRRFRLEILADRVLFLDRPTAVPLEAQEAEAPLEPDLPFEEE, from the coding sequence GTGGCGGGGCTTAACAAGATCATGATCATCGGCAACGTGGGCACCGACCCCGAGATGCGCTATACGGCCACCGGCAACGCCATGACCACCTTCCGGGTGGCCACCACTCACACCTATACCACTCCTGAGGGCGAGCGCCGGGACGAGACGGAGTGGTTCTCAGTCATCACCTGGGGGCGCCAGGCGGAACAGTGCAACCTTTATCTGCAAAAGGGGCGGCGGGTCTATGTGGAGGGTAGACTGCGCAGCCGCTCCTGGGACGGGGCCGACGGCCAGCGCCGCTTCCGCCTGGAGATCCTGGCCGACCGTGTCCTCTTCCTGGACCGCCCCACTGCCGTGCCCTTAGAGGCCCAGGAGGCGGAAGCCCCCCTGGAGCCTGACCTGCCCTTCGAGGAGGAGTGA
- the rpsF gene encoding 30S ribosomal protein S6, which translates to MSALSIEGQMRTYELVMVMPPTLDDQQVAAVVDQVRNFVLERQGEVIKVDHWGRRRLAYPIDRHREGIYVLAQFRLSPTYVSQLERRLDISEEVMRHLLVRMLEDEE; encoded by the coding sequence ATGAGCGCGCTTTCCATCGAGGGCCAGATGCGCACTTACGAGCTGGTGATGGTCATGCCCCCCACTCTGGACGACCAGCAGGTGGCGGCGGTGGTGGACCAGGTGCGCAACTTCGTCCTGGAAAGGCAGGGAGAGGTGATAAAGGTGGACCACTGGGGCCGGCGTCGCCTCGCCTATCCTATAGACCGTCACCGCGAGGGCATATACGTACTGGCCCAGTTTCGTCTATCCCCTACTTACGTCAGCCAGCTCGAGAGGCGCCTGGACATCTCTGAGGAGGTCATGCGCCACCTGCTAGTGCGGATGCTCGAGGACGAGGAATGA
- a CDS encoding NUDIX hydrolase, giving the protein MSYHFPPPKPAYCPYCGLPLEEKLVPEEGRERLVCPQGHIFYLNPKVIVSVIAEREGKVLLLRRAIEPRRGYWTIPGGYMEIDESVEECALRETQEETGLPVELLGLVGIFSRPAPEGPGIVAIVFRGCVGTGKPQPGTEVLEARFFAPHEIPWEELAYDTTRQALKAYLAQRG; this is encoded by the coding sequence ATGTCCTATCACTTCCCTCCCCCTAAGCCTGCCTATTGCCCCTATTGTGGCCTCCCCTTGGAGGAGAAGCTGGTGCCGGAGGAGGGAAGGGAGAGGCTGGTCTGCCCCCAGGGGCACATCTTCTACCTGAATCCCAAGGTCATCGTCAGCGTCATCGCCGAGAGGGAGGGGAAGGTATTGCTCCTGCGGCGGGCCATCGAGCCCCGCCGCGGCTACTGGACCATCCCCGGCGGCTATATGGAGATCGATGAGTCGGTGGAGGAGTGCGCCCTTAGGGAGACCCAGGAGGAGACAGGGCTGCCGGTGGAGCTGCTGGGGCTGGTGGGCATCTTCTCCCGCCCCGCTCCCGAGGGACCAGGGATCGTGGCCATCGTCTTCCGAGGCTGCGTGGGGACGGGGAAGCCACAACCGGGGACGGAGGTGCTGGAGGCCCGTTTCTTCGCCCCGCATGAGATCCCCTGGGAGGAGCTGGCCTATGACACCACCCGGCAGGCCCTGAAAGCCTACCTGGCCCAGCGGGGGTAA
- a CDS encoding molybdenum cofactor biosynthesis protein MoaE, with protein sequence MFFLVTPEPLDPQRAVELVRRHEAGAVVVFLGVVRSHNLGRQVIRLQYEAYPEMAEQVMREVAQEAATRFQLTDVAIMHRTGVLPVGETSLVVAVSSPHRHQAFQGGQWLVDRLKERLPIWKKETFVGGEEWIEGELPPAG encoded by the coding sequence ATGTTCTTCCTGGTCACCCCTGAGCCCTTGGACCCCCAGCGGGCGGTGGAGCTGGTGCGCCGCCACGAGGCGGGGGCAGTGGTGGTCTTTTTGGGGGTGGTGCGCAGCCATAACCTGGGGCGCCAGGTGATCCGCCTCCAGTACGAGGCGTACCCGGAGATGGCGGAGCAAGTGATGCGGGAAGTGGCCCAGGAGGCCGCGACACGCTTTCAGCTTACCGATGTAGCCATTATGCATCGCACAGGCGTGTTGCCGGTGGGGGAGACGTCCCTAGTGGTGGCTGTCTCCTCTCCCCACCGCCATCAGGCCTTTCAAGGTGGGCAGTGGCTGGTGGACCGCCTTAAGGAGCGTCTGCCCATCTGGAAGAAGGAGACCTTCGTGGGGGGCGAGGAGTGGATCGAGGGGGAGCTTCCTCCCGCTGGGTGA
- a CDS encoding enoyl-CoA hydratase/isomerase family protein: MQPLRWEKRGHIAHLVIDQPQRGNRIDAHFLALLQDICDAIEPDEEVRVVLLSAQGPDFSLGWDWEQVEQEGLMPFPLTHAFDPLATLPRPVVCAIGGRCLSAGLELALCCDVRICSRDARFALPEATLGLLPLAGGVQRLARVVGRSWATYMLFTGAEVDASQALQIGLVSQVTEPQDLLTEAETICQRIAERGPIAVRYAKEAVQWGSEMPLEQALRYEADLTIILQTTADRAEGVRAFLEKRRPRFTGT, encoded by the coding sequence GTGCAACCGTTGCGTTGGGAGAAGCGGGGCCATATTGCCCACCTCGTCATTGACCAGCCCCAAAGGGGCAATCGCATCGATGCCCACTTCCTGGCCCTTCTGCAGGACATCTGCGATGCCATCGAGCCTGATGAGGAGGTGCGGGTGGTGCTCCTCTCGGCGCAGGGGCCGGATTTCTCCCTGGGGTGGGACTGGGAGCAGGTGGAGCAGGAGGGGCTCATGCCCTTCCCCCTCACTCATGCCTTCGATCCCTTAGCCACCCTGCCGCGGCCAGTGGTATGCGCCATCGGCGGCCGTTGCCTGAGCGCCGGCCTGGAACTGGCCCTCTGTTGTGATGTGCGCATCTGCTCCCGAGATGCCCGCTTCGCCCTGCCGGAGGCCACTCTGGGCCTGTTGCCCCTGGCCGGGGGAGTGCAACGGCTGGCCAGGGTGGTAGGGCGGTCCTGGGCCACCTACATGCTCTTTACGGGGGCGGAAGTGGACGCCTCCCAGGCCCTACAGATAGGGCTAGTGAGCCAGGTGACGGAGCCCCAGGACCTGCTGACAGAGGCGGAGACCATCTGCCAGCGCATCGCTGAGAGGGGCCCCATCGCCGTACGCTATGCCAAGGAGGCGGTGCAATGGGGCTCTGAGATGCCCTTGGAGCAGGCCCTGCGTTATGAGGCCGACCTCACCATCATCCTTCAGACCACCGCCGACCGGGCGGAGGGGGTGCGGGCCTTCCTGGAGAAGCGCCGCCCTCGCTTCACCGGGACATGA
- the moaD gene encoding molybdopterin converting factor subunit 1 has translation MKVKVRLFARIRELAGISEMEVEIGEGMSVGEVFELVRARIPRLAGQQLPVAFAVNARYVTPEHPVRPGDEVAIIPPVSGGGHVLPGHP, from the coding sequence ATGAAGGTGAAGGTGCGCCTCTTCGCCAGGATAAGGGAGCTAGCTGGCATCAGCGAGATGGAGGTGGAGATAGGGGAAGGGATGTCGGTGGGGGAGGTGTTCGAGCTGGTGCGGGCCCGCATCCCCCGTCTGGCCGGCCAGCAGCTGCCCGTGGCCTTCGCCGTCAATGCCCGCTACGTGACCCCTGAACACCCTGTGCGTCCTGGCGACGAGGTGGCCATCATACCCCCAGTATCGGGAGGGGGCCATGTTCTTCCTGGTCACCCCTGA
- a CDS encoding EAL domain-containing protein: MVGAKTVRRFLQEATHASFLEVALHLCSWLARHLHAPWVEVLERRQGAWRRLAGYGLPYPHHCPEDPSLATLTGLRHPAATSPPQWTADLGAKVGLAAPVWAEEGPWGLVLAYRRLPFRRAHQETMALAALMLSMARQLQGARARLDVILQNPHHLVCELDGKGRVVWLSEAFFGPLGAPRQLLLGQPVTRLLHPEDLPRVLAAMEGRWGRVSFRWWHLRGQWIWLDGVGGRFLTPEGDLRGLVLLRDITAHKELEKALAADKEERETILQTLREGIVVLDLGLTVTWANRAMESLTGRQRQQLEGEAIESLLAPGQGGHLREAVFRCLGEGEEMVCAEVELQTMEGALIPAEVTIRPVRHGSRPTALVASFLDLRERRQQEQRLREQQQFLESLLNSLTDGVYLVNKERRIIWANEAFERMTGYSRQELVGMSIASIIAPEHDALAQEMRRRKERGEAQVTRYEVELVTRDGRRLPVEIHSTLLHGGEMEGIAVSIARDMRERKHWEERLTYMADHDPLTGLFNRRRLLEELEREIDRVARYGGRDAFLWLDMDNFKDINDTYGHTVGDLVLQETARVLRQSVRRTDVVGRLGGDEFGILLINADEKRAREVAHRLRAQLERVTVPEVGGLHISASIGIAMVEGGGLSVQDVLVRADRAMYHAKKGGNGQGISVWGKETPTRPIGAHWVRHVLDRGLLRLYCQPILHLPSGRIERYELLLRIVEGDQAFPPEPFIREAEREGLIWEVDRWVIGEAARLLRRLRSQAPHMAVHIDLHINLSAQSLLSERLLDAIRAEMQGLPSWEGRLVLELTETSPLGDLEQERRRMLQLKALGCRLAMDDFGVGYSTCHRLLHLPLDMVKLDGSLVRGLGSLEAQRVVVASMVQAVKALGLPVVAEQVEDQETLEALRLLGVDYAQGYHIGRPRPVEEEWPGP, encoded by the coding sequence ATGGTAGGGGCCAAGACGGTGCGGCGCTTTCTCCAGGAGGCGACGCATGCCTCCTTCCTCGAGGTGGCCCTGCACCTGTGCAGCTGGCTGGCCCGCCACCTCCACGCCCCCTGGGTGGAGGTGCTGGAGAGGCGGCAGGGGGCCTGGCGTCGGCTTGCGGGCTACGGCCTCCCCTATCCCCACCACTGCCCTGAGGACCCTTCTCTGGCCACCCTGACGGGCCTCCGCCATCCAGCAGCCACCTCCCCTCCCCAGTGGACGGCGGATCTGGGGGCCAAGGTGGGGCTAGCGGCCCCCGTGTGGGCCGAGGAGGGGCCTTGGGGTCTGGTGTTGGCCTATCGCCGCCTACCCTTCCGCAGGGCCCATCAGGAAACTATGGCTCTGGCCGCCCTTATGCTGAGCATGGCAAGGCAGCTCCAGGGGGCCAGGGCGCGACTGGACGTCATCCTCCAGAACCCTCACCACCTGGTGTGCGAGCTGGACGGTAAGGGGCGTGTCGTCTGGCTCAGCGAGGCCTTCTTCGGTCCGCTGGGTGCCCCCCGCCAGCTCTTATTGGGTCAGCCTGTTACCAGATTACTCCATCCTGAGGACCTGCCGAGGGTGTTGGCGGCCATGGAGGGCCGGTGGGGCAGGGTATCCTTCAGGTGGTGGCACCTCCGCGGGCAGTGGATCTGGCTGGATGGCGTGGGGGGCCGCTTTTTAACCCCTGAGGGCGACCTCCGCGGCCTCGTCCTGCTGCGGGACATCACCGCCCATAAGGAGCTGGAGAAGGCCTTAGCCGCTGACAAGGAGGAGAGGGAGACCATCCTGCAGACGCTGCGGGAGGGGATCGTCGTCCTGGACCTAGGGCTGACGGTCACGTGGGCCAATAGGGCCATGGAGTCCCTCACGGGACGCCAACGCCAGCAGCTGGAGGGGGAGGCCATAGAGTCCCTCCTGGCCCCCGGCCAAGGGGGCCACCTGCGGGAGGCCGTCTTTCGCTGCCTGGGCGAAGGAGAGGAGATGGTCTGCGCCGAGGTGGAGCTGCAGACGATGGAGGGCGCCCTCATACCCGCGGAGGTGACTATACGCCCCGTGCGCCACGGCAGCCGGCCCACGGCCCTTGTGGCCAGCTTCCTCGACCTGCGGGAGAGGCGCCAGCAGGAACAACGCCTCCGTGAGCAACAACAGTTCCTGGAAAGCCTCCTCAACTCCTTGACGGACGGCGTATACCTGGTGAACAAGGAAAGGCGCATCATCTGGGCCAATGAGGCCTTTGAGCGCATGACGGGCTATTCGCGCCAGGAGCTGGTGGGCATGTCCATCGCTAGCATCATCGCTCCGGAGCACGACGCCTTGGCTCAGGAGATGCGACGCCGCAAAGAGCGAGGGGAGGCGCAGGTCACCCGCTACGAGGTGGAGCTGGTGACCAGGGACGGGCGTCGCCTCCCTGTGGAGATCCACAGCACCCTCCTCCACGGCGGCGAGATGGAGGGCATCGCTGTATCCATAGCGCGAGACATGAGAGAGAGGAAGCACTGGGAAGAGCGGCTGACGTATATGGCCGACCACGATCCTCTCACAGGCCTCTTCAACCGCCGCCGCCTCCTAGAGGAGCTGGAAAGGGAGATAGACCGCGTGGCCCGCTACGGTGGCCGGGACGCCTTCCTCTGGCTGGACATGGACAACTTTAAGGACATCAACGACACCTACGGCCACACAGTGGGCGACCTGGTGCTGCAGGAGACGGCCCGTGTGCTGCGCCAATCGGTGCGGCGCACCGACGTGGTAGGTCGTCTGGGGGGCGATGAGTTCGGCATCCTCCTCATCAACGCCGACGAAAAGAGGGCCAGGGAGGTGGCCCACCGGCTGCGTGCCCAGCTGGAGCGTGTGACCGTGCCGGAGGTGGGGGGTCTGCACATCTCCGCCAGCATCGGCATCGCCATGGTGGAGGGCGGTGGCCTGTCGGTGCAAGACGTTCTGGTGCGGGCCGACCGGGCCATGTACCACGCCAAGAAGGGGGGCAATGGCCAGGGCATCAGCGTCTGGGGCAAGGAGACGCCCACGCGCCCCATCGGCGCCCACTGGGTTCGCCATGTCCTGGATAGGGGCCTCCTGCGCCTCTATTGCCAGCCCATCCTCCACCTGCCGAGTGGACGCATCGAGCGCTATGAGCTGCTGCTGCGCATCGTGGAGGGGGACCAGGCGTTTCCCCCGGAGCCCTTCATCCGGGAGGCGGAGAGGGAGGGGCTCATATGGGAGGTGGACCGTTGGGTCATAGGCGAGGCAGCCCGTCTCCTCCGCCGCCTCCGCTCCCAGGCGCCCCATATGGCCGTGCACATCGACCTCCACATCAACCTATCGGCCCAGTCCCTGCTATCGGAGCGGCTACTGGACGCCATCAGAGCGGAGATGCAGGGGCTTCCCTCCTGGGAGGGGAGGCTGGTGCTGGAGCTTACCGAGACAAGCCCCCTAGGGGACTTGGAGCAGGAGAGGCGCCGCATGCTCCAGCTCAAGGCCCTGGGCTGTCGCCTGGCCATGGACGACTTCGGCGTCGGTTACTCCACCTGCCATCGCCTGCTCCACCTCCCCCTGGACATGGTGAAGCTGGACGGCTCCCTGGTGCGAGGGTTGGGCTCCCTAGAGGCCCAGCGGGTGGTGGTGGCAAGCATGGTCCAGGCGGTCAAGGCCCTGGGCCTGCCGGTGGTGGCCGAGCAAGTGGAGGACCAAGAGACCCTGGAAGCCCTGCGCCTCCTGGGGGTGGACTACGCCCAGGGATACCATATCGGCAGACCCCGCCCCGTGGAGGAGGAATGGCCGGGGCCATAG
- the glyA gene encoding serine hydroxymethyltransferase, which yields MGVLEERDPEVAAIIAREEERQTYGLEMMASENYVSAAVLEAMGSVLTNKYAEGYPGRRYYGGCQHVDEVEELAIRRAKELFKAQHANVQPHSGADANLAAYFALMEPGDMALAMRLDQGGHLTHGHKVSITSRIWRFFHYGVDRETERIDYDQMWQLAKEHRPKVIVVGATAYPRIIDFAKAREIADAVGAYLMADMAHISGLVAAGVHPSPVPYAHVVTSTTHKTLRGPRSAFILCTQELAERVDRAVFPGLQGGPHMHIIAAKAVCFGEAMRPEFREYQQRVVENARILAEELMALGLRVVSGGTDNHLVLVDLTPKGVTGRDAERALDAVGIYCNKNTIPYDPRPPTVTSGIRLGTPGLTSRGMGPQEMRLIARLIATVLDHMGDQEVLARVRQQVRELAGSFPVPGITDRQLKLAYY from the coding sequence ATGGGCGTGCTAGAGGAACGCGATCCTGAAGTGGCGGCCATCATCGCCCGTGAGGAGGAGCGCCAGACCTATGGCCTGGAGATGATGGCCTCTGAGAACTATGTGTCGGCGGCGGTGCTGGAGGCCATGGGCTCCGTCCTCACCAACAAGTACGCGGAGGGCTACCCCGGCCGCCGATACTACGGTGGGTGCCAGCACGTGGACGAGGTAGAGGAGCTGGCCATCCGGCGGGCCAAGGAGTTGTTTAAGGCCCAGCACGCCAACGTCCAGCCCCACTCGGGGGCCGACGCCAACCTGGCGGCCTATTTCGCCCTCATGGAGCCAGGGGACATGGCCCTGGCCATGCGTCTAGACCAAGGTGGCCACCTCACTCATGGCCATAAGGTGAGCATCACCTCTCGCATCTGGCGGTTCTTCCACTACGGAGTGGACCGGGAGACGGAGCGCATCGACTACGACCAGATGTGGCAACTGGCCAAGGAGCACCGACCTAAGGTCATCGTGGTGGGGGCCACCGCCTATCCCCGCATCATCGACTTCGCCAAGGCGCGGGAGATAGCCGATGCCGTGGGGGCCTACCTCATGGCTGACATGGCCCATATCTCTGGGCTGGTGGCTGCCGGCGTCCACCCCTCGCCAGTGCCCTATGCTCATGTGGTGACCTCCACCACCCACAAGACCCTGCGCGGGCCCCGCTCGGCCTTCATCCTCTGCACGCAGGAGTTGGCCGAGAGGGTGGATCGGGCCGTCTTTCCCGGCCTTCAGGGAGGCCCTCATATGCACATCATCGCTGCCAAGGCCGTATGCTTTGGGGAGGCCATGCGCCCTGAGTTCCGCGAGTATCAGCAGCGGGTGGTGGAGAACGCCCGCATCCTGGCTGAGGAGCTCATGGCCCTGGGCTTGCGGGTGGTCTCCGGGGGCACCGATAACCACCTGGTGCTGGTGGACCTCACCCCTAAGGGGGTCACGGGCCGGGACGCCGAACGGGCCCTGGATGCTGTGGGCATCTACTGCAACAAGAACACCATCCCTTATGACCCCCGTCCGCCGACGGTCACCAGTGGCATCCGCCTGGGCACTCCTGGCCTCACTAGCCGCGGCATGGGGCCCCAGGAGATGCGGCTCATCGCCCGCCTCATCGCCACCGTCCTGGACCACATGGGCGACCAGGAGGTTTTGGCACGCGTCCGGCAACAGGTGCGGGAGTTGGCAGGCTCCTTCCCCGTCCCTGGCATCACCGACCGGCAACTGAAGCTGGCCTACTACTAG
- a CDS encoding ComF family protein — protein sequence MSIGTVLERALEILFPVPCLGCGQGRGPLCHGCLAQAPKALPPRCAICWQDWAGGGICHRCQQAPPAFRALRSPFRYEGIVREAIHALKFRGMSSLAPSLARPMARLLAAWAPPVEAMVAVPSPWVRERARGYNQASLLASALAKEVRLPLLRGVLRRRWTPPQVSLPAQRRWQEVAQAVRASRPLPKRRLLLVDDVATTGATLDACARALLAAGAEGVWAITCAREG from the coding sequence GTGAGCATAGGCACAGTGCTGGAGCGGGCGCTGGAGATCCTCTTCCCCGTCCCCTGCCTGGGCTGTGGCCAGGGGCGTGGGCCCCTGTGCCATGGCTGCCTGGCCCAGGCCCCCAAGGCCTTGCCCCCGCGTTGCGCAATATGTTGGCAGGACTGGGCAGGAGGTGGCATCTGCCACCGGTGCCAGCAGGCCCCTCCAGCGTTCAGGGCCCTCCGCAGCCCCTTCCGCTACGAGGGCATAGTGCGGGAGGCGATACACGCCCTCAAGTTCCGCGGCATGTCCTCCTTGGCCCCCTCCCTTGCTCGTCCCATGGCTCGTCTCCTGGCCGCCTGGGCCCCGCCGGTGGAGGCGATGGTGGCTGTTCCCTCCCCATGGGTGCGGGAGCGGGCGCGTGGCTACAACCAGGCCTCCCTCTTGGCCTCGGCCCTGGCAAAGGAGGTGAGGCTGCCACTGCTCAGGGGCGTGCTGCGGCGGCGGTGGACACCTCCCCAGGTAAGCCTCCCCGCCCAGCGGCGATGGCAGGAGGTGGCCCAGGCCGTGAGGGCCTCCCGCCCCCTGCCCAAGCGGCGCCTGTTGTTGGTGGACGACGTGGCCACCACCGGCGCCACCCTGGATGCCTGCGCCCGCGCCCTGCTAGCAGCAGGGGCGGAGGGGGTATGGGCCATCACCTGTGCCCGTGAGGGATAG